One genomic segment of Thioclava sp. GXIMD2076 includes these proteins:
- a CDS encoding amino acid ABC transporter permease, which yields MTVFDPEAFFGYLVNSFLIGGVGVTIALTVASVIGGLILGTAIAMARMSPQRLISLPARAYIWFFRGTPLLIQLVVIYTGLPQLGLKLDVITCALVGLILHEAAYMAEIVRSGFMSVPKGQTEAGWSLNLSPFTIFWRVTLPQAFRLMVPPLGNSINSLLKATSLASVISVEEIMRRSDELMQQDFQTLEVYAAAACYYLLLTTLWDLAQRRIEAHFARSFTPTAARKPNPKAA from the coding sequence ATGACCGTATTCGATCCCGAAGCCTTTTTCGGCTATCTGGTCAACAGCTTCCTGATCGGCGGCGTTGGCGTGACCATCGCCCTGACCGTGGCCTCCGTGATCGGGGGCCTCATCCTTGGGACAGCCATCGCGATGGCGCGTATGTCCCCGCAACGCCTGATCAGCCTGCCCGCCCGCGCCTATATCTGGTTCTTCCGCGGCACGCCTTTGCTGATCCAGCTGGTCGTCATCTATACCGGCCTGCCGCAATTGGGGCTGAAGCTCGATGTGATCACCTGTGCCCTTGTCGGGCTGATCCTGCACGAGGCCGCGTATATGGCCGAAATCGTGCGCTCGGGCTTCATGTCGGTGCCCAAAGGCCAGACCGAGGCAGGCTGGTCGCTCAACCTCTCGCCCTTTACCATCTTCTGGCGGGTGACCCTACCGCAGGCGTTCCGCCTGATGGTGCCGCCTCTGGGCAACTCGATCAACAGCCTCCTCAAGGCCACCTCGCTGGCCTCGGTCATCTCGGTCGAAGAGATCATGCGCCGTTCCGACGAGCTGATGCAGCAGGATTTCCAGACGCTCGAGGTCTATGCCGCGGCCGCCTGCTATTACCTCTTGCTGACCACGCTCTGGGATCTTGCCCAACGCCGGATCGAGGCGCATTTCGCCCGCTCCTTCACCCCGACTGCGGCCAGAAAGCCCAATCCCAAAGCCGCCTGA
- a CDS encoding ABC transporter substrate-binding protein — translation MFKLPKIAALSVALVAPLAAHAQCTPAIADADLIDAGKLQLSINPTNPPQQFVDKDGKLQGLNVDLADEISKRVCVDVELVRMDFPAMIPAMKGGRIDGMNTGMFWTEERSKMMWTVPYSEQSIAVIAKPGSDEKLSSETDLEGKTVGVETNSYQQNWLKKLNETNVAAGKKEIEIRGFATASAVVAALQAGQVDNALVVDSVGADLVKREKAKEVLTGLGKTRTTMAFANKNVADAVVKAMDEMQDDGTYQALFDKWKLSPLPEGEKVSIAGPGPSN, via the coding sequence ATGTTCAAACTCCCCAAGATTGCCGCATTGAGTGTCGCACTCGTGGCGCCGCTGGCCGCCCATGCCCAGTGCACGCCCGCCATTGCCGATGCCGACCTGATCGATGCGGGCAAGCTGCAACTCTCGATCAACCCCACCAACCCGCCGCAGCAATTCGTCGACAAGGACGGCAAGCTGCAGGGTCTGAATGTGGATCTGGCCGACGAGATCTCCAAACGCGTCTGTGTCGATGTGGAGCTCGTGCGCATGGACTTTCCCGCGATGATCCCCGCCATGAAGGGCGGCCGGATCGACGGGATGAATACCGGCATGTTCTGGACCGAGGAGCGCTCCAAGATGATGTGGACCGTTCCCTATTCCGAGCAGTCGATCGCCGTTATCGCCAAGCCGGGCAGCGACGAGAAACTGTCCTCGGAGACCGATCTCGAGGGCAAGACCGTGGGCGTCGAGACCAACAGCTACCAGCAGAACTGGCTGAAGAAGCTCAACGAGACCAATGTCGCGGCGGGCAAGAAAGAGATCGAGATCCGCGGCTTTGCCACCGCCAGCGCCGTTGTGGCCGCGCTGCAGGCCGGTCAGGTCGATAACGCGCTGGTCGTCGACAGCGTTGGCGCGGATCTGGTCAAGCGCGAGAAGGCGAAAGAGGTGCTGACGGGCCTTGGCAAGACCCGCACCACGATGGCATTCGCCAACAAGAACGTGGCCGATGCTGTCGTGAAGGCGATGGACGAGATGCAGGATGACGGCACCTATCAGGCGCTCTTCGACAAATGGAAGCTCTCGCCGCTGCCCGAGGGCGAGAAAGTGTCCATCGCAGGCCCCGGCCCCTCGAACTGA
- a CDS encoding LysR family transcriptional regulator — protein MMDVRALEAFEAAMSCGSMTAAAKQLNIAQPTVTRLVKELEAEVGFDLFHRNGPRITPTDKGLKFHEEARRVLGGLKLIRDRAEAIRSERQEALDIAATPTMAGGLVAPALQLLAEDLPQDVDLQTMTADHVVEALRNRTADLGIAGFPLDATGLVAHVLCESTLVVALSDRAARAYPDGRFPLRDLAGKRLISAGNRYRLRPHIDAAMQAARIRPSGSITSNSSLNAIMAARAELGVAIIDPVTAYGIPVKGTTILPLDTPIPYLWGLFSDSHRVTTPAQTRFAEMFRQVCADLIPDCRFPNPSENDAIAQTSRMLP, from the coding sequence ATGATGGATGTTCGGGCCCTCGAGGCCTTCGAGGCGGCCATGTCCTGCGGCTCGATGACGGCCGCCGCAAAGCAGCTGAATATCGCGCAACCGACGGTGACCCGTCTGGTAAAAGAGCTCGAGGCCGAGGTCGGGTTCGATCTGTTCCACCGTAATGGCCCGCGGATCACGCCTACCGATAAAGGACTGAAATTTCACGAAGAAGCCCGCCGCGTGCTGGGCGGCCTCAAACTGATCCGCGACCGCGCCGAAGCGATCCGCAGCGAACGGCAGGAAGCTCTGGACATTGCCGCCACGCCCACGATGGCGGGCGGTCTGGTGGCGCCTGCGCTGCAGCTTCTGGCCGAAGACCTGCCGCAGGATGTCGATCTGCAGACCATGACTGCCGATCATGTGGTCGAGGCGCTTCGCAACCGCACCGCCGATCTGGGCATCGCGGGCTTTCCGCTCGATGCCACGGGCCTCGTGGCCCATGTGCTGTGCGAGAGCACGCTTGTGGTGGCCCTGTCCGACAGGGCAGCCCGCGCCTATCCCGATGGCCGGTTCCCGCTACGCGATCTTGCAGGCAAGCGGTTGATATCCGCCGGAAACCGCTACCGGCTACGCCCCCATATCGACGCCGCGATGCAGGCTGCCCGCATCCGCCCCTCGGGCTCGATCACCTCCAATTCCTCGCTCAATGCGATCATGGCCGCGCGGGCCGAACTGGGCGTGGCCATCATCGATCCGGTCACCGCCTACGGCATTCCGGTCAAGGGCACGACGATCCTGCCGCTCGACACACCGATTCCCTATCTCTGGGGCCTGTTCAGCGACAGCCATCGCGTGACCACCCCCGCCCAGACGCGCTTTGCCGAGATGTTCCGGCAGGTATGCGCCGATCTCATCCCCGATTGCCGCTTTCCCAACCCTTCCGAAAACGACGCCATCGCCCAGACCTCTAGGATGTTGCCATGA
- a CDS encoding TRAP transporter substrate-binding protein translates to MSMMFRIAGALMAAGLALPAHAETWRLSSMMTPDSFEGQTYQKFADLVDEYSNGDLTIKIYPNEQIGSMDSVVEQLSAGVIQLAPSAVGFMSRWEPGIKFAASPFLFDDYDHWARFIDGDLFQGWLNEVKDEAGISVLGDIPAMPRGSFRTLLTTKPVKTADDFKGLKVRQYQSDLMIDAWTYLGAEVRVLPWGEVYDGINRGIVDAVTAPAESIESMRFYEVAPNIIRTDEYPQAVAFMMSEKAWEKLPEADQQALLRAHKEAAAFGRDLLAKQSATLKADLEAHDGVNVNFEFDTAPLVAKMKDFYAEYDKEGKLPEGLLDAVDAARDK, encoded by the coding sequence ATGTCGATGATGTTCCGTATCGCTGGTGCGCTGATGGCCGCCGGTCTTGCTCTGCCCGCCCATGCCGAAACATGGCGGCTGTCGTCGATGATGACGCCGGACAGTTTCGAGGGGCAGACCTATCAGAAATTCGCGGATCTGGTCGACGAGTATTCGAATGGTGATCTGACGATCAAGATCTATCCCAACGAGCAGATCGGCTCGATGGACTCGGTGGTCGAACAGCTTTCGGCGGGTGTGATCCAGCTGGCGCCTTCGGCTGTGGGCTTCATGTCGCGCTGGGAGCCGGGTATCAAATTCGCGGCCTCCCCCTTCCTGTTCGACGATTATGACCATTGGGCGCGCTTCATCGATGGCGATCTGTTCCAGGGCTGGCTGAACGAGGTCAAGGACGAGGCGGGCATCTCCGTGCTGGGCGATATTCCGGCGATGCCGCGCGGGTCGTTCCGCACGCTGCTGACCACCAAGCCGGTGAAGACCGCCGATGATTTCAAGGGGCTGAAGGTCCGCCAGTATCAGAGCGATCTGATGATCGATGCCTGGACCTATCTGGGTGCCGAAGTGCGCGTATTGCCGTGGGGCGAGGTCTATGACGGCATCAATCGCGGGATCGTCGACGCGGTGACCGCACCTGCGGAATCGATTGAATCGATGCGCTTTTACGAGGTCGCGCCGAATATCATCCGCACCGATGAATATCCGCAGGCAGTGGCATTCATGATGAGCGAGAAGGCATGGGAAAAGCTCCCCGAGGCCGATCAGCAGGCGCTTTTGCGCGCACATAAGGAAGCTGCGGCCTTCGGTCGTGACCTTCTGGCCAAACAGTCGGCCACGCTCAAGGCCGATCTCGAGGCGCATGACGGCGTGAATGTGAATTTCGAGTTCGACACCGCACCGCTGGTGGCCAAGATGAAAGATTTCTACGCCGAATATGACAAGGAGGGCAAACTGCCCGAAGGTCTTCTGGACGCGGTCGACGCCGCGCGTGACAAGTAA
- a CDS encoding membrane dipeptidase — protein MTDTSLHSRSIVIDALQCSDFNREILLEAQKGGVTAISASSVLWEDFRGGMDYIIMWKQKLAENADIAMPIKTLADIERAKAEGKVGIIFGWQNTSPVEDRLDYFGIFKDLGVNIMQLTYNTQNFFGAGYLEEKDSGLTGFGREAVDAMNEAGIMIDLSHVGIQTSLDTIAYSKKPVAVTHCLPRGLRDVPRNKPDEVFKACADKGGVIGTSLFAPGLAAGNDASVKDVIDAMEYTMDLVGEDHVAIGTDFNHNRARPGPWLLWANKDKGTGRTLTEFGSAKITKPEGIRRNDEFPNLTAEMQSRGWSEERITKILGANWLRMFAQTWG, from the coding sequence GTGACCGATACGTCCCTCCATTCCCGTTCCATCGTCATCGACGCCCTGCAATGCTCCGATTTCAACCGCGAGATCCTGCTCGAGGCGCAAAAGGGGGGCGTGACCGCAATCTCGGCCTCTTCCGTTTTGTGGGAAGATTTCCGCGGCGGCATGGACTATATCATCATGTGGAAGCAGAAACTGGCAGAGAATGCCGATATCGCCATGCCCATCAAGACACTGGCCGATATCGAACGTGCCAAGGCCGAAGGCAAGGTCGGCATCATCTTTGGCTGGCAGAACACCTCTCCGGTGGAAGACAGGCTGGACTATTTCGGGATCTTCAAAGATCTCGGCGTCAATATCATGCAGCTGACCTATAACACGCAGAACTTTTTCGGCGCGGGCTATCTGGAAGAGAAAGACAGCGGGCTGACCGGCTTTGGCCGCGAGGCGGTGGATGCGATGAACGAGGCAGGGATCATGATCGATCTCAGCCATGTGGGCATCCAGACGTCGCTTGATACCATCGCCTATTCCAAAAAGCCGGTCGCGGTGACCCATTGCCTGCCGCGCGGCCTGCGTGATGTGCCGCGCAACAAGCCCGACGAGGTCTTCAAGGCCTGCGCCGATAAGGGCGGTGTCATCGGCACCTCGCTCTTTGCGCCGGGTCTGGCGGCGGGCAATGATGCAAGTGTCAAGGATGTGATCGACGCGATGGAATATACGATGGATCTGGTGGGCGAGGACCATGTCGCCATCGGCACCGATTTCAACCATAACCGCGCCCGTCCCGGCCCGTGGCTTCTCTGGGCCAACAAGGACAAGGGCACAGGGCGCACACTGACCGAATTCGGCTCGGCCAAGATCACCAAGCCCGAGGGCATCCGCCGCAATGACGAATTCCCGAACCTCACCGCCGAGATGCAATCGCGCGGCTGGTCGGAAGAGCGCATCACCAAGATCCTCGGGGCCAACTGGCTGCGGATGTTCGCCCAGACCTGGGGCTGA
- a CDS encoding amino acid ABC transporter ATP-binding protein, with protein MAAVYKYYGEFRALTNVNMVVSPGERVVVCGPSGSGKSTLIRCINHIEKHDDGMISVNGTDLNGTRANIAKVRSLTGMVFQGFNLFPHMTILENCVLAPMSSLGLGRPEAEARAMAYLAKVRIAEQAHKYPIQLSGGQQQRVAIARSLCMEPEIMLFDEPTSALDPEMVKEVLETMEVLAKDGMTMICVTHEMGFARQVADRVVFMDRGEIIEEAPPAEFFDRPQSARAKEFLAQILH; from the coding sequence ATGGCCGCTGTCTACAAATATTATGGCGAGTTCCGCGCGCTGACCAATGTGAATATGGTGGTCAGTCCCGGCGAGCGGGTGGTGGTCTGCGGCCCCTCGGGATCCGGCAAATCCACCCTGATCCGCTGCATCAACCATATCGAGAAACATGATGATGGCATGATCTCGGTCAATGGCACCGATCTCAACGGCACCCGCGCCAATATCGCCAAGGTGCGCTCGCTCACGGGGATGGTGTTCCAGGGGTTCAACCTCTTCCCCCATATGACCATTCTCGAGAACTGCGTGCTGGCACCGATGTCTTCGCTCGGGCTCGGGCGACCGGAGGCGGAGGCCCGTGCCATGGCCTATCTGGCGAAGGTCCGCATCGCCGAACAGGCACATAAATATCCCATCCAGCTGTCGGGCGGCCAGCAGCAGCGCGTGGCCATTGCCCGCTCGCTCTGCATGGAACCCGAGATCATGCTCTTTGACGAACCGACCTCGGCGCTTGACCCCGAGATGGTCAAGGAGGTGCTGGAGACGATGGAGGTGCTCGCGAAAGACGGCATGACCATGATCTGCGTGACCCACGAGATGGGCTTTGCGCGTCAGGTCGCGGACCGCGTGGTGTTCATGGATCGTGGCGAGATCATCGAGGAAGCCCCGCCCGCGGAGTTTTTCGACAGGCCGCAAAGCGCGCGCGCCAAGGAGTTCCTGGCCCAGATCCTGCATTGA
- a CDS encoding NAD(P)/FAD-dependent oxidoreductase, whose product MTSPIGLPALEADLARQKTLLNLPPRAWMPRTDGVLDVAIIGAGLCGLVANLALSMEGISNVRLFDRAPAHLEGPWITYARMETLRTVKEAAGPAMGIPALTFRAWFEAQWGFDAWEAMHLAPRGMWMDYLIWYRKMTGADVLNDCDVTAITPEGDLFRLTTSQGTFMARRVVLATGLDALGAPRLPAVAQGLPNGKVYHSADVFDTRSLKGKRVIVVGAGASAMDNAATALEEGCARMDLLVRRPAIPVIDKFTGTGSRGMTAGYVGLPDDVKWQIMDEGDRFPVPPPKHSVERVARHPNAHLHVGAAVLAVEETAEGIRVTTPNGAIEADVAIFATGFTIDLDARPELAAFAGRYRTWGDVVGPERAATNQGLASHPYLARDFSFIEKAGGSCPSLKRLTCFAYPAVPSHGKVTSGVPSASEGARRLASGLVQSLFAEDAQIHLDRFRDYDTPDMTGEEWLPADLTPTA is encoded by the coding sequence ATGACCTCCCCCATCGGGCTGCCTGCCCTCGAAGCCGATCTTGCCCGCCAGAAGACGCTGCTGAACCTTCCGCCCAGGGCATGGATGCCGCGGACGGATGGCGTTCTGGATGTGGCGATTATCGGGGCGGGGCTTTGCGGGCTGGTGGCCAATCTGGCGCTCTCGATGGAGGGTATTTCCAATGTGCGCCTGTTCGACCGCGCGCCCGCACATCTCGAAGGGCCGTGGATAACCTATGCCCGCATGGAAACCCTGCGCACCGTCAAGGAGGCTGCAGGCCCCGCGATGGGCATTCCGGCGCTGACATTTCGCGCGTGGTTCGAGGCACAATGGGGCTTCGACGCGTGGGAGGCCATGCATCTTGCCCCGCGCGGGATGTGGATGGATTACCTGATCTGGTATCGCAAGATGACCGGCGCGGATGTGCTCAATGACTGCGATGTCACGGCGATCACCCCCGAGGGCGATCTGTTCCGTCTGACCACCTCGCAGGGCACATTCATGGCACGCCGCGTGGTGCTGGCAACAGGGCTCGATGCGCTTGGCGCGCCCCGTCTGCCTGCCGTCGCGCAGGGGCTCCCCAACGGCAAGGTCTATCACTCTGCGGATGTGTTCGACACCAGGAGCCTGAAGGGCAAGCGGGTGATCGTGGTCGGCGCTGGTGCCTCGGCCATGGATAATGCCGCAACCGCTCTCGAGGAAGGCTGTGCAAGGATGGACCTTCTGGTCCGCCGCCCCGCCATTCCGGTGATCGACAAATTTACCGGCACCGGATCGCGTGGCATGACCGCAGGCTATGTCGGCCTGCCCGATGATGTGAAATGGCAGATCATGGACGAGGGAGACCGCTTCCCTGTGCCGCCGCCCAAACATTCGGTCGAGCGGGTCGCGCGCCATCCGAACGCGCATCTGCATGTGGGCGCGGCCGTGCTGGCTGTGGAGGAGACCGCAGAGGGCATCCGTGTCACCACCCCCAATGGTGCGATCGAGGCGGATGTCGCGATCTTTGCCACAGGCTTCACCATCGATCTCGACGCCCGTCCCGAGCTGGCGGCCTTCGCCGGCCGGTATAGGACATGGGGCGATGTGGTGGGGCCCGAGCGCGCCGCTACCAATCAGGGCCTTGCCTCGCATCCCTATCTGGCGCGTGATTTCTCCTTTATCGAGAAGGCTGGGGGCAGCTGCCCCTCGCTCAAGCGCCTGACCTGCTTTGCCTATCCGGCGGTGCCCAGCCACGGCAAGGTCACCTCGGGCGTGCCCTCGGCCTCCGAGGGCGCGCGGCGTCTGGCCTCGGGGCTCGTGCAATCGCTCTTTGCCGAGGATGCCCAGATCCATCTCGACCGTTTCCGCGATTACGACACGCCCGACATGACGGGCGAAGAATGGCTGCCCGCCGATCTTACACCGACTGCCTGA
- a CDS encoding TRAP transporter large permease: MTLGFIVIGGFILLMLLGVPVTIAIGASSIAGLYFAGFGDMALVVPQQILDGAAKPALLSIPFFILAGNLMNAVGLTDRIFNFCLALVGHFRAGLAYVNVIASLLFAGVSGAATADIAGLGQLEVRAMRERGYSPEFSAALTVATSLVGPIVPPSISLIVYAWLANESVARLFLAGIVPGILVALSFILYIRVVSTWTPMPRENRATLRQVGTSAMEGIPALIAPGIILGAIVFGFATATEAGVIACGYSILIGLFYRSLTARGIWDALASSARLSALIMMIIGFSQIMGWLFAFEQVPQAFASGLLEAINQRWVFMVFTIVLLVIIGCFMEASPAKIILLPLLLPAADAFGIDRVQFGMVITLALLLGIATPPLGVGLYLMSAVSGVKFERLSVAILPLMIPPIIVLILIASFPQITLWLPDLVMGPK, encoded by the coding sequence ATGACCCTTGGTTTCATCGTCATCGGCGGGTTTATCCTGCTTATGCTACTGGGTGTTCCGGTCACCATCGCCATCGGTGCCAGCTCGATTGCGGGGCTCTATTTTGCCGGTTTCGGCGATATGGCTCTGGTTGTGCCGCAGCAGATCCTCGATGGGGCGGCCAAACCCGCGCTCTTGTCGATCCCCTTCTTCATTCTGGCCGGTAACCTGATGAATGCGGTCGGGCTGACCGACCGGATCTTCAATTTCTGCCTCGCGCTGGTGGGGCATTTCCGTGCGGGTCTGGCCTATGTCAACGTCATCGCCTCGCTCCTTTTTGCGGGTGTGTCGGGGGCGGCAACGGCCGATATCGCGGGGCTCGGACAGCTCGAGGTCCGCGCCATGCGCGAGCGCGGCTACTCGCCGGAATTCTCGGCAGCACTGACCGTGGCCACCTCGCTGGTGGGGCCGATCGTGCCGCCTTCGATCTCGCTCATTGTGTATGCGTGGCTTGCCAATGAATCGGTCGCGCGGCTCTTCCTTGCAGGGATCGTGCCGGGCATTCTGGTGGCGCTGTCTTTCATTCTCTATATCCGCGTGGTCTCGACATGGACCCCGATGCCGCGTGAAAACCGCGCCACCCTGCGGCAGGTGGGCACCAGCGCCATGGAAGGGATTCCCGCGCTGATTGCACCGGGGATCATCCTTGGCGCCATCGTCTTCGGCTTTGCCACCGCGACCGAAGCCGGCGTCATTGCCTGCGGCTATTCGATCCTGATCGGCCTGTTCTACCGCTCGCTCACCGCGCGCGGCATCTGGGACGCGCTGGCCTCCTCGGCACGGCTCTCGGCGCTGATCATGATGATCATCGGCTTCTCGCAGATCATGGGCTGGCTCTTCGCCTTCGAGCAGGTGCCGCAGGCCTTCGCCTCGGGGCTTCTCGAGGCGATCAACCAGCGTTGGGTCTTCATGGTGTTCACCATCGTGCTTCTGGTGATCATCGGCTGTTTCATGGAAGCCTCGCCCGCCAAGATCATTCTGTTGCCGCTCCTGCTGCCTGCCGCTGATGCCTTCGGGATCGACCGCGTGCAATTCGGGATGGTGATCACGTTGGCCCTGCTGCTGGGTATCGCCACGCCACCGCTGGGCGTCGGCCTCTATCTGATGTCGGCGGTCTCGGGCGTGAAATTCGAGCGCCTTTCGGTCGCCATCCTCCCTTTGATGATCCCTCCGATCATCGTCCTGATCCTGATCGCAAGCTTCCCGCAGATCACTCTGTGGTTGCCCGATCTGGTTATGGGCCCGAAATAG
- a CDS encoding TRAP transporter small permease subunit → MAVSGGNSPATSPKGLVRACDSVLDAIAMVFGVICAVILAVMVGLNLYNVLSRSFLGVAYGWIFNWTMLLFVWMLLLGLFVYIRLRHDVVVDIVMTRLPRPVRKLGGLLVCVIGMLTMAAILRGAPELLKLQSKPMEAIALPIYVRSGPLFISSILVFAHFALDFLRILTGQGEAFARNDTVEGAPE, encoded by the coding sequence ATGGCGGTCTCCGGCGGAAATTCCCCAGCCACCAGCCCGAAGGGGCTGGTGCGCGCCTGCGACAGCGTGCTGGATGCCATTGCGATGGTGTTTGGCGTGATCTGTGCCGTAATCCTTGCGGTAATGGTCGGGCTCAACCTCTATAACGTGCTCTCCCGCTCGTTCCTCGGGGTGGCCTATGGCTGGATCTTCAACTGGACGATGCTTCTGTTCGTCTGGATGCTGCTTTTGGGGCTTTTCGTCTATATCCGGCTGCGTCATGACGTGGTCGTGGATATCGTCATGACGCGATTGCCGCGCCCCGTGCGCAAGCTGGGCGGGCTTCTGGTCTGTGTGATCGGGATGCTGACGATGGCCGCAATCCTGCGCGGGGCGCCCGAACTCCTGAAGCTGCAATCCAAGCCGATGGAGGCCATCGCCCTGCCGATCTATGTCCGCTCGGGGCCGCTGTTTATCTCGTCCATTCTGGTTTTTGCGCATTTCGCGCTGGATTTCCTGCGTATCCTGACGGGGCAAGGCGAGGCCTTCGCCCGCAATGACACAGTCGAGGGAGCGCCCGAATGA
- a CDS encoding aminotransferase class V-fold PLP-dependent enzyme: protein MTALTALQRFQASLDRPDIIEWLREGLIGRGMAFETAFGTQSMLYADHIASGRALRQVEAFVMTEILPIYSNSHTEASHCGRVITRMRAEAREIIAQTCGCGPDCHVLFAGSGATGAITRVIGLLDIPARRAAGEKVTVLIGPYEHHSNILPWRESGAEVIEIGEAVCGGVDMDDLEARLVAAKGTDLIVGSFSAASNVTGQLTDVTAVTKLLKAHGALSIWDYACGAPHLAMRMDLEGAPIDAIIFSPHKFAGGPGGTGVALIRDTIVARQVPAAPGGGTVSFVSPWTQVYSGRVEAREEAGTPNVIGDIRAALALMVKTAIGTERLHDREVVLRARALEAWRDLKGLKILGKPEAAALPIFSFQMFDEAGKQIHPQLITRMLSDRFGIQARGGCACAGPYAHRLLEIDRAASEALLARLQAGEELAKPGWTRLDLSWCHDEEDLTRIIDAVTQLSKDAASMVARYSADPATARFVPLEG, encoded by the coding sequence ATGACTGCTCTTACCGCGCTCCAGCGTTTCCAGGCCTCACTCGACCGTCCCGATATCATCGAATGGCTCCGTGAGGGGCTGATCGGGCGGGGCATGGCGTTCGAGACCGCCTTTGGCACGCAATCGATGCTCTATGCCGATCATATCGCGTCCGGTCGCGCGTTGCGTCAGGTGGAGGCGTTCGTGATGACCGAGATCCTGCCGATCTATTCCAACTCCCATACCGAGGCCTCGCATTGCGGTCGCGTGATCACACGGATGCGGGCCGAGGCGCGCGAGATCATCGCGCAAACCTGTGGCTGTGGCCCCGATTGTCATGTGCTCTTTGCCGGATCGGGGGCTACGGGGGCAATCACCCGTGTGATCGGGCTGTTGGATATCCCTGCACGGCGCGCGGCAGGCGAGAAAGTGACGGTGCTGATCGGGCCTTACGAGCATCACTCGAATATCCTGCCCTGGCGCGAAAGCGGGGCGGAGGTGATCGAGATCGGGGAGGCCGTCTGTGGCGGGGTCGATATGGACGATCTGGAGGCGCGTCTTGTGGCGGCCAAAGGGACCGATCTGATCGTTGGCAGTTTCTCGGCGGCGTCGAATGTGACAGGCCAGCTCACCGATGTGACGGCGGTGACCAAACTCCTCAAGGCGCATGGTGCGCTGTCGATCTGGGATTATGCCTGTGGTGCGCCGCATCTGGCGATGCGGATGGATCTGGAAGGCGCGCCGATCGATGCGATCATCTTCTCGCCGCATAAATTCGCCGGCGGTCCGGGCGGCACCGGCGTCGCGCTGATCCGCGACACCATCGTGGCACGTCAGGTGCCTGCCGCGCCGGGGGGTGGCACGGTATCTTTCGTTTCGCCCTGGACGCAGGTCTATTCGGGGCGCGTCGAGGCGCGTGAGGAAGCGGGCACGCCCAATGTGATCGGCGATATCCGCGCGGCCCTCGCGCTGATGGTGAAAACGGCCATCGGCACCGAGCGGCTGCATGACCGCGAGGTGGTCCTGCGCGCCCGTGCACTGGAGGCATGGCGCGACCTGAAGGGACTTAAAATCCTTGGCAAACCGGAGGCGGCTGCGCTGCCGATCTTCTCTTTCCAGATGTTCGATGAGGCTGGCAAGCAGATCCACCCGCAGCTGATCACGCGGATGCTGTCGGACCGGTTCGGCATTCAGGCGCGGGGCGGCTGTGCCTGCGCGGGCCCCTATGCGCACCGTCTGCTGGAGATTGATCGTGCGGCCTCCGAGGCGCTGCTGGCACGGCTGCAGGCGGGCGAGGAACTGGCCAAGCCCGGCTGGACGCGGCTCGATCTGAGCTGGTGCCATGACGAGGAGGATCTGACCCGCATCATCGATGCGGTGACGCAGCTGTCAAAGGACGCGGCTTCGATGGTCGCGCGATATAGCGCCGATCCGGCGACCGCTAGGTTCGTGCCGCTCGAGGGGTGA